The proteins below come from a single Terriglobales bacterium genomic window:
- a CDS encoding SDR family oxidoreductase produces the protein MNLLVFGATGGTGRALVRQALAQGHLVTAFARDPAKVKITHENLRIARGNILDYDSVEAAVKNQDAVVSALGTRPKVGLVVLVIIACQVLARTAGLSGPLMWLVRIGIPLLALLLVQKKTTTLSEGTKNIVRAMEKLGVRRFICESSLGVGDSKGQLGFLYNYILIPLFIRSMFADKEVQETIIRKSTLDWVIVRPGALTNGPPTGKYHSWLGAPDVSIRRKISRPDVADFMLRQLGESADLGKTPALSY, from the coding sequence ATGAACCTGCTTGTTTTTGGAGCTACCGGCGGGACCGGCCGTGCGCTGGTTCGACAGGCGCTTGCGCAAGGCCACTTGGTTACCGCTTTCGCTCGCGATCCTGCAAAGGTCAAAATTACACATGAGAACCTGCGGATTGCCCGGGGGAACATCCTCGACTACGACTCGGTGGAAGCCGCAGTCAAAAACCAGGACGCCGTGGTTTCCGCTCTGGGAACAAGACCAAAAGTGGGTCTAGTTGTTCTTGTGATCATCGCATGCCAGGTCTTGGCGCGGACCGCAGGCTTGTCGGGGCCTCTGATGTGGTTGGTTCGAATTGGTATCCCGCTGTTGGCCCTCTTGTTGGTCCAGAAGAAGACTACCACTCTGTCAGAAGGCACAAAGAACATCGTGCGCGCCATGGAAAAACTTGGTGTCCGGCGGTTCATCTGCGAGTCCTCGCTCGGGGTCGGCGACAGCAAAGGACAGTTGGGTTTTCTCTACAACTACATTCTGATCCCATTATTTATTCGCAGCATGTTTGCCGACAAAGAAGTGCAGGAGACCATCATCAGGAAGAGTACCCTCGATTGGGTGATCGTTCGCCCGGGTGCGCTGACGAACGGCCCGCCAACAGGCAAATATCACAGTTGGCTCGGAGCACCCGATGTCTCCATTCGCCGCAAGATCTCGCGACCTGATGTGGCTGATTTTATGTTACGGCAACTGGGCGAGAGTGCCGATTTAGGAAAGACTCCCGCTCTCTCTTATTAA
- the trmFO gene encoding methylenetetrahydrofolate--tRNA-(uracil(54)-C(5))-methyltransferase (FADH(2)-oxidizing) TrmFO, whose translation MRIKIIGAGLAGCEAALQCARFGIAVDLYEMRPVQTTPAHQTADFGELVCSNSLKSESENTAPWLLKQELRRAGSRLLQCADAAAVPAGHALAVDRIAFSHGIAEAVAHEPLITVHREEVIKIDEQDGLTIIATGPLTSAPLSQEIARLTGSDHLSFYDSISPIVEAESIDDSRVYRAARYDKGDADYINCPFTTEEYDRFYDALMVAQSVEGKDWEKLNYFEGCLPIEETARRGRDTLRFGPMKPVGLKDPRTGKIPYAVVQLRQENQRADSYNLVGFQNHLKYGEQARVLRLIPGLENARFLRYGQIHRNTYINAPALLCASLQMKAYPRVFFAGQICGVEGYVESMATGLLAGIYATMMADQLGEAFPQTPGADSDALPLISRATALGSLTHYITHAEAKNFQPANITFDLLPQLEEKIRDRKLRHQKICAHALSEFGTWWKRVVDKLQPVAVAGKGQ comes from the coding sequence CAGCGGACTTTGGCGAGTTGGTTTGCTCCAATTCTCTGAAGTCAGAGAGCGAAAATACCGCCCCCTGGTTGCTCAAGCAGGAGTTGCGCCGCGCCGGCTCGCGTCTGCTGCAATGTGCCGATGCCGCCGCGGTTCCTGCCGGTCACGCGCTGGCGGTTGACCGAATTGCCTTTTCGCATGGCATCGCCGAGGCCGTTGCGCACGAGCCGTTGATCACGGTGCATCGCGAAGAAGTCATAAAGATTGATGAACAAGACGGCCTGACGATCATTGCCACGGGTCCGCTGACCTCGGCTCCTCTTTCGCAAGAGATCGCCCGCCTTACCGGCAGTGACCATCTTTCTTTTTATGATTCCATCAGCCCGATTGTTGAGGCCGAATCAATTGACGATTCACGGGTCTATCGCGCGGCACGCTATGACAAGGGCGATGCCGATTACATCAACTGTCCGTTTACGACGGAAGAGTACGACAGATTCTATGATGCGCTTATGGTAGCGCAGTCGGTTGAAGGCAAGGATTGGGAGAAGCTCAATTACTTCGAAGGCTGCCTGCCTATTGAAGAAACCGCCCGCCGGGGACGCGATACCCTGCGCTTTGGCCCGATGAAGCCGGTGGGACTCAAAGACCCGCGTACGGGAAAAATTCCCTACGCTGTGGTGCAGTTGCGCCAGGAGAACCAGCGCGCCGATTCCTACAACCTCGTCGGTTTTCAAAATCATTTGAAGTACGGTGAGCAAGCGCGCGTGCTTCGGCTGATTCCTGGCCTGGAAAACGCCCGCTTCCTGCGTTACGGGCAAATTCACCGCAATACTTACATCAACGCACCTGCACTGCTCTGCGCCTCGTTGCAGATGAAGGCATATCCGCGCGTGTTTTTTGCAGGACAGATCTGCGGCGTCGAAGGCTACGTGGAATCTATGGCTACAGGGCTGCTGGCGGGAATTTACGCGACCATGATGGCGGACCAACTGGGCGAAGCCTTTCCTCAAACGCCAGGCGCTGACTCTGATGCTTTGCCTCTGATTTCGCGTGCCACTGCGCTTGGATCGCTGACCCACTACATCACGCACGCCGAGGCGAAAAACTTTCAGCCGGCCAATATTACCTTCGATCTTCTGCCTCAGCTCGAAGAAAAGATTCGTGATCGCAAGTTACGCCACCAAAAAATCTGTGCGCACGCCTTGAGCGAATTCGGTACGTGGTGGAAGCGGGTAGTGGACAAATTACAGCCGGTCGCTGTTGCCGGTAAGGGACAATAG